ACCAAATCGAATATGCGGCGCAGGCGCGCTGGCACGGTTTCGAATTCCAGCAGGGCGAGTTGCGTGGGTTGAGTCGCGTCGCCAAGACAATTCGCGTGAGCGCGGTGCGCGACGAAGAGGGCATCGAACTGCTGCCCGAGCGCACGCTCGCCTACGACACGCTGGTGATCGCGATTGGCAGTACCACGCATTTCTTTGGCGTAACCGGCGCCGCGCAACATGCGATCGCGCTCGATACGGTCGCGCAGGCTGAGCGCTTTCGGCGTCGCCTGATCGCCGCCTGCATGCGCGCGCAGCGGCCGCTGTCCAGCGTGGACGTGGCGGCCGATGGTGCACCGAGGAGCGCCGTGCCGCACCCGCAAGCCCGGGGGCAGGGGCCGCTGCCCAGCAGTGCTGCCAGCCTGGCCCACGGCGGCACGGCTGATTCGGCCTACGATGGCGCGGCTGGCCCGACCCACGGCGGCACGGGCGGCCCGCGAATCCAGATCGCGATCGTTGGTGGGGGGGCGACCGGCGTCGAGTTATCGGCGGAACTGCGCAACACGGCGCACGTACTGGCCGCGTATGGCTTGCACAAACTCCATCCTGTCACCGACATCGGAATCGTATTGATCGAGGCCGGTCCACGGATCCTGCCGGCGTTGCCGGAACGCGTTTCAGCTGCGACGGCGGCGCTGCTGCGCCGGCTCAACGTCTCGGTGATCACCGGTGAAGCGGTATCAGAAGTGCGCGTCGGCGAGGTTGTCACGGGTAGCGGAAACGTGTTGCGCGCCGATTTGACCGTGTGGGCGGCCGGCATCAAGGCGCCGCCAGTGCTCGCGCTACTCGACGGGCTGGCCGTCAACAAACTGGGGCAACTGGTCGTGCGCTCGACGTTGCAAACCACGAGCGACGACGACATTTTTGCGCTTGGCGATTGCGCCGCCTGCCCGTGGCCCGAGGCCAAGCGGACGGTGCCGCCCCGCGCCCAGGCGGCGCACCAGCAAGCGAATTTCTTGTTCAATGCATTGCGCGCGCGGCTGGACGGGCGCGCGTTGCCCACCTATACGTATCGCGACTTAGGCTCTCTCGTTTCGCTAGGCCACAATGCGATTGGCAATCTAATGGGCGGCCTGATCGGCAAGAGCCTATTCGTCGAGGGGCTCTTTGCACGATTCATGTATCAATTGCTGTATCGGATGCATATCGCCGCATTGCATGGCTATGGCCGGATGCTACTCGACACGCTCGCGCACGGGCTGCGGCGCACCACGCGGCCGCGGGTCAAACTGCACTGAGCCGTTGGCCAGTCAGGGCTGCGCGCCGGTGGTAACAGGCCTGGCCGGGTCCGCCACCCATTCGCTCCAGGACCCGGCGTACAGTGCTGCGCCGTGCAATCCGGCAATTTCCATCGCGAGCGCATTGTGGCATGCGGTGACGCCGGAGCCGCAGTACAGAATCGTGCGCTCCGGTGTGGTATCACCGAGCACTGCACACATTTCGTCGCGCAACGTGTGGGCGGGCTTGAAACGGCCGTCGGCGGCGAGGTTGTCTTTGAAGAAGCGATGACGGGCGCCTGGGATGTGGCCGGCGACCGGGTCGATCGTCTCGTTCTCGCCACGATAGCGGTCCGGCGCCCGGGCATCGAGCATCCGGCACGCGGCCGTGCGCATCTGTTGCTGCACGCCATGGACGTCGATACTGATCGACAACGGCTGTGATGGCGTGAATGAGCCGGCGGTGATGGCCGGTATCGCGTTGTCCAACGGCTGGCCGGCGGCCTGCCACGCCTGCAGCCCGCCATCGAGCAACGCCACCTCCTCGTGGCCTAACCAGCGCAGCAGCCACCACAGCCGTGCGGCGAACATGCCGCTTTGCGCGTCGTAGACGACCACCTGTAGGCCGCGGCTCAAGCCCCGCTGCGCGAGCCGGCGGGCGAGCGTGTCGCGTTCAGGCAATGGATGGCGCCCGTTGGTGCCGGTCTTCGGTCCGGACAGGTCGCGGTCGATATCCAGGTACTGTGCCCCCGGGATATGCGCAGCGTCATACGCGGCCGCGCCGGCCGACGTGTCGGCCAGATCGAAACGGCAGTCGAAGATGAGCGTGGTCACGCCGGGTGTGGCGAGCCGGGTGGCCAGATTCCCGACGGAAATCAGCGTGGTGTAGCGATGCTGCGGCATGGCGAATCTCCTGGCGAGGCGGTCATGACATCGACCTAGGCGAACTAGCCCTAGTCTAAACAAAAAAGCCGGACCCCAGCCTTAATGCCGTTCAGTTAAGCGACTGAATGGCATTTTTTTGAGTGGCTACAAACCCGTTGTACATGAGGCGAGGCGATGTTAACTTTCGTCGCCATGCTAGCCGACGACCTTCGCCCTCTTATCGAATCCCAGCCGCCGTTTGAATGGAACCGGCTGGGCCAGCCTCTGCCCTACGAATGGATTGAGCGAGCAGTCCAGAGCAGCGGTAGTGCCAGCGTTCGCCGCCGTCGTTCGCCGGCCCAGCAGGGGGGAGGGCGGGTGGTCGCGCTGGCGTTGTACCGGCACCCGTCAATCAGCGAGATTGTTGACGGGCTGGAACTGGCGCTACCTGCGCTGATATGTCATTTGTCAGCAAGCGCGCCATCGCCCAGGCGCGGCAGCGCACGGGGGCGGCGCCCCTGGCGTGGTTTTTTCGTGAATCGGCTAGGAACTGGGTTGCCCAGGATCAAGCGCAATATCTCTTCAAAGGGCTCTGGCTGTTCGCGATGGACGGCACCACGCTGCGCACGACCGACAGTGCGCTCAACCGCAAGCATTTCGGCTCATCCTCGGCCACGCATGAGCGAGTGGGCCGTAATACGCGTTGGGAGGCGCTCAGCGGCGAGCCCGGCGATCAGATAGTGCGCATGCGTGAACGGCTCAAGCAGCTTCCCAACGAAAAACGGCCCGGGCGCAGTGGCACTCGGGCCGTCAAGTCCAGATCTTTTCGCTATACCTTCAGTACCTGACTCGGGACCTTAACTGAACAGCATTAGGACCCTAACCCGGCTTTCGACTGATCGCAGGCACGTGTCAAATCGTGCCGAGCTCGCGGCGCAGGAACTCGTGGAAATGCTGCATGCCGTCTTCCATCGGGCTTTGGTATGGGCCCACCTGGGATTCGCCGCGGGCGAGCAGCGCGCGGCGTCCGGCATCCATTCGCTCGGCGATCTCGTCGTCCTCGACGGCGGTCTCCAGATAGGCCGCGCGCTCGGCTTCGACCATCTCGCGCTCGAACAACGCCACTTCCTCTGGATAGTAGAATTCGACGATGTTTGTCGTGCGTTGCACGCCGCGCGGGATCAGATACGACACGATGAGCACGTGCGGATACCATTCGATCATCACGTTCGGGTAGTACACCATCCAGATCGCACCGAAATCCGGTGGCGCGCCGTTGCGGAACTTCAGCAACTGGTCGTGCCACTTGCGGTATGTCGGCGAACCTGGATTCGCGAGTGCGCTGTGTACACCGACTGTCTGCACGCTGTACCAGTCGCCAAATTCCCATCGCAGATCATCGCACGAGACGAAACTACCGAGTCCAGGATGGAACGGGACGACATGATAGTCTTCGAGATAGACCTCGATGAACGTCTTCCAGTTGTAGTTGCACTCGTGGATTTCGGTGTGGTCGTACAGGTACCCGGAAAAGTCGAAGTGGCTCGCCGGACCCAGGCGCGCGAGATCGCGTGCGATGTCCCGGCCGTTGTGCTCGAACAGCATGCCGTGCCAGGACTGCAGTGGCGTAGCACCCAAGTTCAGGCACGGATTATCCGGAAAGTGTGGCGCGCCGAGCAACTCGCCGCTTAGATCGTATGTCCAGCGGTGCAGCGGGCAGACGATGTTCTCGACATGCCCGCGACCGTTGAGCATAACGGCCTGCCGGTGCCGGCATACGTTCGATAGCAGTTCGATACGCCCGTGTGGATTGCGCACCAGTATGCGGCCCTCATTCTCTGCAGGCAGCGCGAAATAGTCCCCCGCTTCCGGCACCATCAATTCATGGCCGATGTAGCGTGGACCGCGTTTGAACAGGACGTCGAGCTCGCGTGCGAGGAGCGCTTCGTCAAAATAAGCTGAAACAGGCAGCTGGCTGTGAATAGACTTAAGCTGCAGAGCATTGCTCAGATTGGACATTCCCACTCCCGTGCAGACGTGAAAGCAGTGAACAACCCAACCATCGAAAAATCGATTTAGGGAACCAAGGATTATACTCACTCCGGGCAAATGGGGGTATCTAAATCTTTGATCCGGATCGCATTTATGACGCGAATCCGGTCATCGGAGTATATTTTTCGGCTCGGCGTAGGCGGCGCGCAGCACGCCAAGGTCGCATTCGCTGCCGGTCAGACGGCGTTTGCCGTAAAATAGGCGACTTGCCAGAACACATGTGCATGATGCCCAACACCGCTTCCCAAGCCCCTGACGGGGCAGATGTCCCATTGCCGGACAATTACGAAACAGCGCTTGGCGAACTCGAATCCCTGGTCGAGCGAATGGAAGGGGGCGCGTTGAGCCTCGAAGCGTCGCTTGCGGCATATCGTCGCGGTGCAGCCCTTGTTGCATATTGCCAACAGCAACTCGAGAAGGTCGAGCAACAGGTTCGTGTACTCGATGGCGAGACGCTCAAGCCCATCGATCCAGCGATTGATGACGGAGAATGTGCATGAGCGCCACGGCGTTTGACGAATGGGTACGTGACGTGCTGGCGCGAACCGAGGTGGCACTCTCGGCGGTGCTGCCGCCGGCGGACGTCGAGCCGATGCAGCTGCATCAGGCGATGCGCTATGCGGTGCTGGGCGGCGGCAAGCGTGTGCGCCCGATGTTGTGCCACGCAGCTGGCCAGGCGCTGGGTGCGCCTGGCCAGCGCCTCGACGCGGCGGCCTGCGCGCTTGAGTTGATTCACGTGTACTCGCTGGTTCACGACGATTTGCCGTCGATGGACGACGATGACATGCGTCGTGGCAAGCCGACGGTGCACGTGCAGTACGATGAGGCGACAGGGTTGCTCGTCGGCGACGCGTTGCAATCGCAGGCGTTCATCGCGCTTGCCTCGGACGCGCTTGAGGCGCACCGGCAGGCCGCGTTGATGCGCGAACTCGCTTGCGCGAGCGGCTCGCTTGGTATGGCGGGTGGGCAGGCGATCGACCTGGCGAGCGTGGGCACGCGATTGTCGCGGACGCAGTTGGAGACGATGCATCGGATGAAGACCGGTGCACTGCTGCGCGCGGCGGTCAAGATGGGAGCGCTGTGCGGTGATGGGCTGTCGGCCGACATCGAGGCTGGGCTCGATGCGTATGCGAAGGCGGTGGGCCTGGCGTTCCAGGTGGTCGATGACATCCTAGACGTGACGGCTGACTCGGCCACGCTTGGCAAGACAGCCGGTAAGGATGCGGCCAACGACAAACCGACCTACGTGTCGATCATCGGGCTGCAGGCGTCGCGGGAGCTTGCGGCACAGCTGCGACGCGACGCGCATGCGGCGCTCGCGCCGCTGGGCGAGCGTGGGCTGCGGCTTGCGCAAATCGCTGACCTAGTGGTGGAGCGCATGAATTGAGTTGACGCGCCGGCGGCGGGCGTGGCGCCCGCGATCGCAGCGGCGGCCCGCCTGGCGGCCGGTGACGTGCAGCGCGAGGACACATTGGCCAGGAGCGTCGGCGCGTGCGCCGCAGGATTGTCTGGAATGGAACGACGATGTACGACTTGCTGAAAACCATCGATGACCCCGCCGCTTTGCGGCGCCTAGAACGCCGGCAGTTGCAGCCACTGGCCGATGAGCTGCGTGCCTTCGTGCTCGACAGCGTATCGCAGACAGGCGGCCACCTGTCATCGAACCTCGGCACGGTCGAGTTGACGATTGCGCTGCATTACGTGTTCGATACGCCGGCGGACCGGATCGTTTGGGACGTCGGCCACCAGACCTATCCGCACA
This sequence is a window from Mycetohabitans rhizoxinica HKI 454. Protein-coding genes within it:
- a CDS encoding sulfurtransferase, whose translation is MPQHRYTTLISVGNLATRLATPGVTTLIFDCRFDLADTSAGAAAYDAAHIPGAQYLDIDRDLSGPKTGTNGRHPLPERDTLARRLAQRGLSRGLQVVVYDAQSGMFAARLWWLLRWLGHEEVALLDGGLQAWQAAGQPLDNAIPAITAGSFTPSQPLSISIDVHGVQQQMRTAACRMLDARAPDRYRGENETIDPVAGHIPGARHRFFKDNLAADGRFKPAHTLRDEMCAVLGDTTPERTILYCGSGVTACHNALAMEIAGLHGAALYAGSWSEWVADPARPVTTGAQP
- a CDS encoding polyprenyl synthetase family protein, with product MCMSATAFDEWVRDVLARTEVALSAVLPPADVEPMQLHQAMRYAVLGGGKRVRPMLCHAAGQALGAPGQRLDAAACALELIHVYSLVHDDLPSMDDDDMRRGKPTVHVQYDEATGLLVGDALQSQAFIALASDALEAHRQAALMRELACASGSLGMAGGQAIDLASVGTRLSRTQLETMHRMKTGALLRAAVKMGALCGDGLSADIEAGLDAYAKAVGLAFQVVDDILDVTADSATLGKTAGKDAANDKPTYVSIIGLQASRELAAQLRRDAHAALAPLGERGLRLAQIADLVVERMN
- a CDS encoding exodeoxyribonuclease VII small subunit, which produces MPNTASQAPDGADVPLPDNYETALGELESLVERMEGGALSLEASLAAYRRGAALVAYCQQQLEKVEQQVRVLDGETLKPIDPAIDDGECA
- a CDS encoding NAD(P)/FAD-dependent oxidoreductase — protein: MGSIVVGGGAGGLELATRLGDRFGARRAPQRVSVVLVDRYPTHIWKPLLHEVAAGSMDPFTHQIEYAAQARWHGFEFQQGELRGLSRVAKTIRVSAVRDEEGIELLPERTLAYDTLVIAIGSTTHFFGVTGAAQHAIALDTVAQAERFRRRLIAACMRAQRPLSSVDVAADGAPRSAVPHPQARGQGPLPSSAASLAHGGTADSAYDGAAGPTHGGTGGPRIQIAIVGGGATGVELSAELRNTAHVLAAYGLHKLHPVTDIGIVLIEAGPRILPALPERVSAATAALLRRLNVSVITGEAVSEVRVGEVVTGSGNVLRADLTVWAAGIKAPPVLALLDGLAVNKLGQLVVRSTLQTTSDDDIFALGDCAACPWPEAKRTVPPRAQAAHQQANFLFNALRARLDGRALPTYTYRDLGSLVSLGHNAIGNLMGGLIGKSLFVEGLFARFMYQLLYRMHIAALHGYGRMLLDTLAHGLRRTTRPRVKLH
- a CDS encoding aromatic ring-hydroxylating oxygenase subunit alpha; the encoded protein is MSNLSNALQLKSIHSQLPVSAYFDEALLARELDVLFKRGPRYIGHELMVPEAGDYFALPAENEGRILVRNPHGRIELLSNVCRHRQAVMLNGRGHVENIVCPLHRWTYDLSGELLGAPHFPDNPCLNLGATPLQSWHGMLFEHNGRDIARDLARLGPASHFDFSGYLYDHTEIHECNYNWKTFIEVYLEDYHVVPFHPGLGSFVSCDDLRWEFGDWYSVQTVGVHSALANPGSPTYRKWHDQLLKFRNGAPPDFGAIWMVYYPNVMIEWYPHVLIVSYLIPRGVQRTTNIVEFYYPEEVALFEREMVEAERAAYLETAVEDDEIAERMDAGRRALLARGESQVGPYQSPMEDGMQHFHEFLRRELGTI
- a CDS encoding transposase, with amino-acid sequence MSFVSKRAIAQARQRTGAAPLAWFFRESARNWVAQDQAQYLFKGLWLFAMDGTTLRTTDSALNRKHFGSSSATHERVGRNTRWEALSGEPGDQIVRMRERLKQLPNEKRPGRSGTRAVKSRSFRYTFST